A single window of Colletes latitarsis isolate SP2378_abdomen chromosome 11, iyColLati1, whole genome shotgun sequence DNA harbors:
- the Lim3 gene encoding lim3 homeobox protein isoform X3 — protein MTMISLEMLGREALPLEGMYRRARQNVLTPPHDSPESQNVRRNGSNAGSAASIVGFDDTPRNEMHPLDQPAVELGLPTHIPEILYSSIPKCGGCQEAILDKYVLRVLEMCWHARCLTCRDCGARLTNKCFAKNGHVFCKDDFYKRFGTKCAGCGQGLAPSQVVRKAQELAYHLTCFSCALCSRQLDTGDQYYLMEDRKLVCKPDYEQAKAKELADGGSIDGDQPNKRPRTTISAKQLETLKLAYNTSPKPARHVREQLSQDTGLDMRVVQVWFQNRRAKEKRLKKDAGRTRWSHFFRGTMKGTGAGGHSPRHDKLLDKDELKVDLDSTFGHHDLSNDSYGTVVNMGLDGEGASPGGGGNGAGGGPPRGYLGATTPPYLSTSRSPSLPPQFPYPPDTGLSVYTTLGGAGSMVPGPASDLSNESSGGGGGGGGGGGGGGGGYPDFPPSPDSWLGEPPPPHAHHHSHYST, from the exons ATGACTATGATAAGCTTGGAAATGCTGGGCCGCGAGGCTCTGCCTCTGGAAGGGATGTATCGTCGCGCTCGTCAAAATGTCTTGACGCCACCGCACGACAGTCCGGAGTCCCAGAACGTCCGACGGAACGGCAGTAACGCCGGAAGCGCGGCCAGCATCGTCGGCTTCGACGACACTCCGCGCAACGAGATGCATCCACTGGATCAGCCGGCCGTGGAACTCGGTCTGCCGACGCATATCCCAGAGATACTCTATT CCTCGATACCGAAGTGTGGCGGTTGTCAAGAAGCAATTTTGGACAAATACGTGCTGAGGGTCCTCGAGATGTGTTGGCACGCGAGATGTCTCACGTGCCGGGACTGCGGCGCAAGGCTAACCAACAAGTGTTTCGCGAAGAACGGCCATGTTTTCTGCAAGGACGACTTCTACAA GCGTTTCGGGACGAAATGCGCGGGCTGCGGCCAAGGACTGGCGCCGTCGCAAGTTGTACGaaaagcacaggaactggcCTACCATCTTACTTGTTTCTCCTGCGCCCTTTGCTCGCGACAGCTGGACACTGGCGATCAGTACTACCTCATGGAGGACAGGAAGCTCGTTTGCAAGCCCGATTACGAGCAGGCGAAGGCGAAAG AGTTGGCCGATGGGGGAAGCATAGATGGCGACCAACCGAACAAAAGGCCGAGGACGACGATCTCGGCGAAGCAGCTCGAAACTCTAAAATTAGCGTACAACACCAGTCCCAAGCCAGCGAGACACGTGCGGGAACAGCTCTCGCAGGACACAGGACTCGATATGCGCGTCGTTCAAGTGTGGTTCCAGAACAG AAGAGCAAAGGAGAAGAGATTGAAGAAGGATGCGGGTAGAACGAGATGGTCCCACTTTTTCCGAGGTACTATGAAAGGAACGGGAGCTGGTGGACATTCACCTAGGCACGATAAGCTTCTCGATAAGGACGAACTTAAAGTCGACCTGGACTCCACCTTCGGTCATCACG ATTTGAGTAACGACAGTTACGGGACTGTGGTGAACATGGGACTGGATGGTGAAGGCGCGAGTCCAGGTGGAGGTGGAAATGGCGCAGGCGGGGGCCCTCCACGCGGTTATTTAGGTGCAACGACTCCCCCTTATCTGTCAACGTCCAGATCACCGTCCTTACCACCACAATTTCCATATCCACCGGATACTGGCCTCTCCGTTTACACCACCCTTG GTGGCGCAGGCAGTATGGTGCCGGGTCCGGCGTCGGATTTGAGCAACGAATCGAGCGggggcggcggaggtggtggcgGTGGAGGCGGTGGCGGCGGAGGTGGTTACCCAGATTTTCCACCCTCGCCCGATTCATGGCTCGGCGAACCACCACCTCCGCACGCTCACCATCATTCCCACTACAGCACATAA